The following are encoded together in the Strongyloides ratti genome assembly S_ratti_ED321, chromosome : 2 genome:
- a CDS encoding ShKT domain-containing protein, which produces MKFLVAFLFIFITLPLEVKSATCTQMANNGYCMNSMYRETMCKSCAAACNTVGGSAACTLPVKSTACADVATNCDSIKYLCTNPTYANLMATKCMSTCNTCDGKPATTAPSQNATTTTISSGNTTTTSTTTTTTTTTLP; this is translated from the coding sequence atgaaattcttagttgcttttttatttatttttattacactTCCTTTGGAGGTAAAATCAGCAACATGTACTCAAATGGCTAATAATGGATATTGTATGAATTCTATGTATAGAGAAACAATGTGTAAAAGTTGTGCAGCAGCATGTAATACTGTTGGAGGATCTGCAGCTTGTACATTACCCGTTAAAAGTACTGCATGTGCTGATGTTGCCACAAATTGTgatagtataaaatatttatgtactAATCCTACTTATGCTAATTTAATGGCAACAAAATGTATGAGTACCTGTAATACCTGTGATGGAAAACCAGCAACAACAGCTCCTTCTCAGAATGCTACTACTACTACCATCAGTTCTGGAAATACAACTACTACTTCAAccacaacaacaacaactaCTACTACTTTaccttaa